Genomic window (Streptosporangium brasiliense):
GGTTGGTTGACACGGAACGTCAGGACGCATCTGCGTGGCGCCCGGGGAACCGGCCCTAGAGCCAGCCCTTCTTCTTGAAGATCAGATAGAGGATGGACGAGGCCACGAGGATGGCGGCGGTGGAGGTCCAGAAGCCGAGCGACTGGCCGAAGCCGGGATAGGGCACGTTCTGGCCGTAATATCCGGTGATCATCGTGGGCACCGCGATGATGGCCGCCCAGCTGGTGATCCGCTTCATGATGTCGTTGAGTTTGAAGCCCTGCTGGTTGATGTGGGCCTCCCGGATGTTGCCCACCAGCTCCCGCAGCGAGTCGGTCCACTCGCCCGCCCGCAGGGCGTGGTCGTAGACGTCCTGGTAGTAGGGGTCCAGCGCCGGGTCCAGCATGTCCACGCTCCTGCGGAGCAGGCTGCCGACGACCTCGCGCACCGGCACCGCCAGCCGCCGGAACCGCACCAGCTTCTTGCGCATCTCGAAGGTCTGGCGCTGGATGTGGACCCGGTCGCCGGCGTCCTCCTCGAAGAGGTCGTCCTCCAGCGCCTCGACCTGGTCGTCGAGCGCCTGCAGCACCTCGAAGTATCCGTCCACCACGTAGTCGAGCAGGCCGTGCAGCAGATACGGCACGCCGTACTTGGCCATCTCGGTGTTGGCGTCCCAGCGCCTGATCACCTCGTCGATGTCGAAGTGAGGGTTCTCCCTGACGGTGACCAGGGCGTGCTTGGTGACGAAGATCGATATCTCGATGAGTTCGAGACGTTTTTTCACCAGCTTGGCGCCGTAGACGGTCAGGAACAGGTGGCTGTCGTAGGTGTCCAGCTTGGGACGCTGCTGGCTGTGGAGGGCGTCCTCGACGGCCAGCCGGTGCAGGCCGAGCTCCTCGCTGATCTTGTCCAGGTCCGCCGACGAGGGCGAGCACAGGTCGAACCACACCACCGCGGAAGGGTCTGCGAGGTGATCGGACACCTCGTCAACGGAGAAGCCTTCGGCTTCCAGGACTCCATTGCGGTACAGACGGGTGCGGTCCATGCCCGTCAACACTAGACGAGTAAGTCCTGGACCGGGTCGGACGAGTAAGTCCTGGGCCGGGTCAGTGGTCGCCGAGCCGCGGCCGGGGTCAGCGGACCTTCCGGAAGAACGCCCGGATGTCGTCGATCAGCAGGTCGGGGGCCTCCATGGCGGCGAAGTGGCCGCCCCGGTCGAACTCCGACCAGTGGATCACATTGTGCTCGCGTTCGGCGACCCGGCGGATCCCGCCGTCGCCGGGGAAGACCGCGACCCCGTGCGGGACCTCCGAGCGCTCGACCGGCGTCCCCCACTGTGCCGAGCCCTCCTTGTAGAGCCGGGCGGAGGAGGCGGCGGTGCGGGTCAGCCAGTAGATCGTCACGTCGGTGAGCATCTGGTCCCGGTCGACCGCGTCCTCGGGCAGGTCGTGCGCGGGGTCGGTCCACTCCTTGAACTTCTCCACGATCCAGGCCAGCTGGGCGGCGGGAGAGTCGTGCAGGCCGAAGGCGACGGTCTGCGGCCGGGTGGCCTGGATGATCGCGTAGCCGGAGCGGTCGTCGTCGGCGTAGCTCCGCAGGCGGGCCTGCTCGGTCTCGGTGAGGCCCTCGGTCTCGGCCGGGTCGAAGGTCGGGAAGCCGAGCGCGCCGTTGACGTGCACGCCGACCACCCGGTCGGGGGCGAGGCGGCCGAGCTCGGGGGAGATGACCGAGCCGCTGTCACCGCCCTGGGCGCCGTAGCGCTCGTAGCCCAGGCGGCCCATCAGCTCGGCCCAGGCACGGGCGACCCGGCGCAGGTCCCAGCCGCTCTCGCGGGTGGGGCCGGAGAAGCCGAAGCCGGGGATGGACGGGGCGACGACGTGGAAGGCGTCGGCGGGGTCGCCGCCGTGGGCGCGGGGGTCGGTGAGCGGGCCGATGACCTTCATGAACTCGACGATCGAGCCGGGCCAGCCGTGGGTGAGGACCAGCGGCAGCGCGTCCGGTTCGGGGGAGCGCACGTGCAGGAAGTGGATGTTCTGGCCGTCGATGTCGGTGGTGAACTGCGGGTGGTCGTTGAGCGCCGCCTCGTGCTTCCGCCAGTCGTATCCGCTGCGCCAGTATTCGGCCAGTCGCCGCACGTAGGAGACCGGGATGCCGTAGGACCAGCCGACGCCGGGCAGCTCGTCGGGCCAGCGGGTGCGTGCCAGCCGGTCGTGCAGGTCGTCGAGCGCGGACTGCGGGATGTCGATACGGAACGGGGTGATCTCCGTGGTGAACGTCATGGAGAACACGCTAGGGACGGGTTAGGACAGGG
Coding sequences:
- a CDS encoding magnesium transporter CorA family protein, with amino-acid sequence MDRTRLYRNGVLEAEGFSVDEVSDHLADPSAVVWFDLCSPSSADLDKISEELGLHRLAVEDALHSQQRPKLDTYDSHLFLTVYGAKLVKKRLELIEISIFVTKHALVTVRENPHFDIDEVIRRWDANTEMAKYGVPYLLHGLLDYVVDGYFEVLQALDDQVEALEDDLFEEDAGDRVHIQRQTFEMRKKLVRFRRLAVPVREVVGSLLRRSVDMLDPALDPYYQDVYDHALRAGEWTDSLRELVGNIREAHINQQGFKLNDIMKRITSWAAIIAVPTMITGYYGQNVPYPGFGQSLGFWTSTAAILVASSILYLIFKKKGWL
- a CDS encoding epoxide hydrolase family protein, with product MTFTTEITPFRIDIPQSALDDLHDRLARTRWPDELPGVGWSYGIPVSYVRRLAEYWRSGYDWRKHEAALNDHPQFTTDIDGQNIHFLHVRSPEPDALPLVLTHGWPGSIVEFMKVIGPLTDPRAHGGDPADAFHVVAPSIPGFGFSGPTRESGWDLRRVARAWAELMGRLGYERYGAQGGDSGSVISPELGRLAPDRVVGVHVNGALGFPTFDPAETEGLTETEQARLRSYADDDRSGYAIIQATRPQTVAFGLHDSPAAQLAWIVEKFKEWTDPAHDLPEDAVDRDQMLTDVTIYWLTRTAASSARLYKEGSAQWGTPVERSEVPHGVAVFPGDGGIRRVAEREHNVIHWSEFDRGGHFAAMEAPDLLIDDIRAFFRKVR